The sequence below is a genomic window from Desulfatiglans anilini DSM 4660.
ACAAGTGGATGGAGCGAAATTTTCCGCAAAATCCATGGGCGCGCTATGCAGATGATGCGGTGGCACATTGTCGGGCAAGAAGAGAGGCTGAATACTTGTTGGCGCGGTTGGATAAGCGTTTTAACGAATGCGGGCTTGAGCTACATCCGGATAAAACGCGAATCGTCTACTGTAAAGACGATGATCGTATGGCGGACTACCCGGAAATCAAGTTCGATTTTCTTGGGTATACCTTTCGTCCGAGGCGATCAAAAAATCGTTACGGCAAGTTTTTCATCAACTTTACGCCCGGAGTCAGCAACAAAGCTGCAAAAGCGATGCGCAAAACGATCCGCACTTGGCGGATTCATCTGAAGCCGGATAAGACGATCGAGGACATATCTCGAATGTTTAATCCGGCAATGCGCGGATGGATTAAGTATTACGGCCGCTTTTATAAGTCCGCGTTGTATCCGGTGCTCAGACACATGAATCGTGCTCTGATCCATTGGGCACGTAGGAAATACAAAAAGCTGAGTCGCCATCGACGGCGCGCGGAACATTGGTTGGGGCGAATTGCCCGAAAAGAACCGCGACTGTTCGCGCACTGGCAGATGGGGATTTTGCCATCGGTTGGGTGATGGGAGCCGGATGAGCCGAGAGGTTCACGTCCGGTTCTGAGAGGGCCTGGGGGTGAGATTCCCCCAGGCTACTCACCGCAACATTTACGTCCATTCCGAACGGGCAGGGAAAAGGGTGCTGGGCTCTATCGAAAGATTTTTGAGCAAGAGATTGAAACTCAAGGTCAACCGTAATAAAACGGCTGTGGTCAGGCCCCAAGAGCGGAAGTTCCTTGGGTTCAGCTTTACATCGGGCCGGAAACTTAAGATAAAGCTCTCAGGAAAAGCCCTCAAAAACGCCAAATATCGGATCAAACGGATTACGCGCAGATCCAGAGGGGTCAACCTGCAGCAAATTATCAAAGAGCTGAATGTGTTTACCTGTGGATGGGTCGGCTATTATCGACTCATTGAGACGCCAACTGTTCTGAGGGATTTGGACAGCTGGATACGCCGGAGACTCCGCTGTTTCGTAATGAAGAAGTGGATCAACAACTGCCACACCAGGTACAACGGCCTGCTGGCGCTTGGCGTCAGTGACCGGAATGCCAAACCGGTAGCCGGGTCCCGAAAGGGCCCGTGGGCAATGTCCAACATGAAACCGGTCCAGGTGGGCATGCCGAATCACTTTTTTGCTAAAAGAGGCCTACAACCGTTACTCAATCAGTATAACAGGTTGGTTACTGCTATATGAACCGCCGTGTACGGACCCGTATGCACGGTGGTGTGGGAGGGCGAAGGCCGTGAGGCCTTCCCCTATCCCGATTAAATATAGGTTGTTTTATCTATATTGAGCACTGGAGCACTGGGTCAGAGTTGATTTATTTTAATTATATTTTGTACGCAAAAGACTTCAAAAGTTATAGCTTTTTGCAGACAAAGTATAATAATCAAGTTGACAAATTATATTTTGTATGCGATAAGCTCTATAAATAGGAGCGCATCGCAAATGAGAGGTAATCAGAAATTAAAAACTCTTGGTCCTAGATTGGCCTTTCTCGTCGCTGAGTTATACGAGCAGCAAAAGACGGTCTTTTCCAACCAGGACGTGGAAACGATTACCGGCCTGAGCCCCAAAGCGGCCCGAGGACTAACGATCCGCCTCGTGGAAAGGGGCCTGGCGACCAGGCTTAAGCCGGGATTGTTCATCCTGGTGCCGGCCGAACTAGGCCATGGGCGGG
It includes:
- a CDS encoding group II intron maturase-specific domain-containing protein, which codes for MSKRLKLKVNRNKTAVVRPQERKFLGFSFTSGRKLKIKLSGKALKNAKYRIKRITRRSRGVNLQQIIKELNVFTCGWVGYYRLIETPTVLRDLDSWIRRRLRCFVMKKWINNCHTRYNGLLALGVSDRNAKPVAGSRKGPWAMSNMKPVQVGMPNHFFAKRGLQPLLNQYNRLVTAI